The sequence GAGCAACGTGGTGTTGATCTGGCTAATTTGGGGCAGCTTAATCAGCGTATTTTGCAAGATGTGTCTGATGGAGTGTTGGTAGTTGATGCTGATGGCATTGTCCGTCAATGTAATGAGCAGGCGATTCGTTTAGCGGGAATGCGGCCCGAAGGCGTGCTATTGCATGCGATGCCTGTGATTGCTGTGGCGCTGGCCCGTTGGCGGGCAAATCCGTCTGACAACCCTAGTTTAATTACAACAGCTTTAACCCGAAAAACACTCAGGCCTCGTTTTATTTCACTCTCTCATGATTCACACGGCAATGTACTGATTTATCTGGAAGATTTGGATAAATTGGGCCGGGAGGCGCAACAATTAAAGCTGGCGGCATTAGGGCGTTTAACCGCGAATCTGGCGCATGAAATCAGAAATCCACTGAGTGCGATTACACATGCCGCACAATTATTGGGGGAGGAAGCTGAAGATAATGCTTTGATGCAACGGCTAACCCGCATCATTGATGATAATAGTCAGCGTCTGGAGCGTATGGTGAAAGACGTGCTGGAGCTTAATCGGCGTGATCGTGTGCAAATGACGCAGATTAAGCTGGCAGACTGGCTGGCCGTTTTTGTTGAGCAATTTAGCATGCAGGAGGAAATCCATGTAGAGCTGGCTCTGGAGTGTCCTTCCAATGCCGAGGCTCGTTTTGATCCGGGGCATCTGCATCAGGTGATGTGGAATTTATCCCGTAATGGCTGGCGTTATTGTCAAAAAAATGCGGGGAGCCTGAGTTTTAATGTGTGGCGTGAAAATGAGCACTGGGTTTTAGATGTACGTAATGATGGCCCGCCAGTGGCAGTTGATGCACAAACACAGTTGTTTGAGCCTTTTTTTACGACTGACACCAAGGGGACTGGTCTGGGGCTATACATAGCGCGTGAAATTTGCGCTGCAAATGGGGCTGTATTGGAATACGTCTCATCACCTGGCCCTGATCCGTGTTTTCGTATTGTGTTTGGGTATGCTTACGGACAGAGGAGCGTAATTTGAGTTTTGCTCCTATAAGAAATTTTGGGTGACTGGTAAAACGAAGTTCTGTTCTGGGCTGATTTAAAAAAACTTTAGTTTTGCGTCTGTGCGTCAGGAGTAGTAATGGCTAAAAAAATCAATAAAAACAGTAAGCGTGTACTGGTGGTTGACGATGAGCATGATCTTGCTGAGCTGCTGGAACTTACGCTCATAAAAATGGGGCTGGATGTAGATTGTGCTTATGGAGTGCAAGATGCATGTGCAAGGCTAGATCGTGCGGCGTATGACCTGTGCCTTACCGATATGCGGATGCCCGATGGTGAGGGGCTGGAAATCATCCGGCATATTCAAGCAAAAGGAATGGATGTGCCGGTGGCAGTGATTACTGCCTATGGCAGTACTGACAATGCGGTGGCGGCGCTAAAAGCAGGCGCATTTGATTACCTGGCTAAACCGGTGGCTTTGGATCAGCTGCGTTTATTGGTTAAATCGGCTTTAGCCCTTGATGATATGCTGGTGTTGGATGTGAGCGATCGCCCTTTATTGGGTGAATCTGCCGCCATGCAGCACACATTGGAGCTGATTTCCAAATTGGCTAAAAGTCAGGCTCCTGTTTATGTAACGGGAGAATCCGGCTCTGGCAAAGAGCGGGCTGCGCGTTTGATCCACGGCAGCTCCAGCCGTGCCAAGCAGCCTTTTGTGGCAGTAAATTGTGGGGCTATTCCTGAAAATTTAATGGAAAGTGAATTTTTCGGACATAAAAAAGGTGCTTTTACTGGCGCAAATGAAGACAGAGATGGTTTTTTTCATGCCGCAAATGGCGGTACCTTGTTTTTAGATGAGGTGGCTGATCTTCCGCTTGCCATGCAGGTCAAACTATTACGGGTGATTCAGGAACGTAAAGTGCGCAAACTGGGGGCGACGGCCGAGGATGCGCTGGATGTGCGGATTATCTCTGCCACGCACCAAAGTCTGAGCCAGTGTGTGGAAGCAGGGCGGTTCAGGCAGGATTTATATTATCGCCTGAATGTGATTGAGCTGCGTATGCCGGCTTTAAGGGAAATGGGCAGTGATGTCTTGGTGATTGCCCGGCATGTGCTGGCGAGAGTGGCTAAGTTAAATGGCCAGAAGTTACCTGACTTTGCTGCAGATGCACTCACTGCACTTCAGCGCTACGATTTTCCTGGCAATGTGCGCGAGCTGGAAAACGTACTGGAGCGTGCTCTGGCTCTGGCTGATGGATGCGCTATTACGGCGGCGGATTTGCAACTTAGCCTTAGCGATCATGAGGATGAAGAAGGGCTGGATCTGGGGGAAAAATTCCCTTTGCAGGATTATTTGGATCGGGTTGAGAAGCAGGCCATTCTAGAGGCTCTGGAAAAAACACGGTTTAACCGTACTCAGGCCGCTAAAATACTCGGCCTCACTTTCCGAAGCCTGCGTTATCGCCTAGACCGGTTGGGAATTCAGTAATACAGGAAGTGAATCATGCAATTTGATGAGCAGGGCTGGTTAGATCAGGCGCGGATTATACCTAGTCCCAATTGCGATGCTCGTGCGCCGAATACGGTTGTGGATATGGTGGTGATTCATAATATTCATTTGCCGCCGGGGCAGCCTTTTGGCGGGGATGATATCGAATGCCTATTTACTAACACCTTAAATACGGCTAAGCATCCGGCATACGCTGAATTATCCAGATTACGGGTATCTGCGCATTTTTTGATTCGCCGCAGTGGGGAGTTGTTGCAATTTGTCCCTTGTATGCAGAGGGCCTGGCATGCCGGGGTGTCCAGCTGGCAGGGCAGGGAGCGTTGTAATGATTTTTCGATAGGAATCGAGCTTGAGGGCTCTGATTTTGTGCCGTTTGAAGCCGCTCAGTATCAGATACTAAACAAGCTGCTGAAGGCTTTAGCTATTCAATATCCATTGAAGTACCTGCTGGGTCACAGCCAGATTGCGCCGGGTAGGAAAACCGATCCGGGGCCTTTTTTTGACTGGGGTCATATTGCACTGCCGCAAGATTTGTCCAAAAAGTCAGTTTTTTTACAAAGGCCAGCGTTATAATCCGCCGACCCTCAGTTAGGCACCATAAAATATGACTTCAGCATCAAGCTTGGATCGTGACCCAAAAAAAATAGCCGGTTTGGCAGTCGGAGCGATCGGCGTCGTTTATGGCGATATTGGCACCAGCCCGCTCTATACACTTAAAGAGTGCTTTAACCACGCAGAGCTGACTTTATCTGCTTTTAATGTGCTGGGCATTCTATCCCTGATTTTTTGGGGGTTGATGTTGGTTGTATCTTTGAAATACGTTGTATTCATTTTGCGAGCGGATAACCGTGGTGAAGGCGGCGTGTTGTCCCTTATGGCTTTAGCGCTGCGCTCTGCGGCCCCCGGCTCGCGAAAATATGCGGTGATTGTTGGCCTGGGCCTATTTGGTGCGGCTTTATTTTACGGTGATAGCATGATTACCCCTGCGGTATCCGTGCTCTCTGCCTTAGAAGGGATTGGGGTGATTTCGCATCAGCTTGATGCTTATATTATCCCTGTCACCATTATTGTTCTGATTGGCCTGTTTATGATGCAGGCACGAGGTACGGCCAGTATTGGCAAGCTGTTTGGCCCTGTCATGTTGATCTGGTTTGCTATTCTTGCAGCGCTTGGTGTCTGGAATATCATTAAATCCCCAGATGTGCTGGCTGCAATGAACCCTATCCATGCGGTGCATTTCTTTGCTGCAGAGCCGGGTCTGGCCTTTATATTATTGGGCGCGGTGGTGCTGTCTCTGACTGGGGCTGAGGCGCTGTATGCAGATATGGGCCACTTTGGCCGGCCTGCTATCCGTTATGCATGGTTTTTACTGGTGCTGCCTGCTCTGGTTTTAAATTACTTTGGTCAGGGTGCTTTGCTTTTACATACCCCCGAGGCGATTAAAAACCCTTTCTTTTTGATGGCTCCGGCCTGGGCTCTTGCGCCGCTGGTAGTGCTGGCAACGTGCGCCACCGTCATTGCATCACAAGCGGTGATATCAGGTGCATACTCGATGACCAGCCAGGCCGTACAGCTTGGTTTTTGTCCACGTATGGATATCCAACATACTTCTGAGAATGAGATCGGCCAGATTTACATCCCGCAAATTAACTGGTTCCTGCTGGTTTCAGTGATTCTCTTGGTGCTGGCTTTCCGCACTTCTAGTAATCTGGCTGCGGCTTATGGCTTTGCTGTAACGTGTACGATGGTGATTACTACCCTGCTGGCGTTTATTGTGCTGGGGCGTGATGCTTCCCGTGTGAATCGCCTGCTGATCTGGTTTGTTTTGTCGTTCTTACTAGTGATCGATTTAGCATTTTTCTCTGCCAATTTGCTCAAGTTACACGAAGGTGGCTGGTTCCCTCTTATGATTGGCCTTATGGTGTTTGCTTTGCTGACAACATGGAAATATGGCCGCAAGCTGCTGAGTGAGCGCATGCACGACGGTGAGCTCCCTCTGGCCGGTTTTGTTGAAGCTTTGGAAGCAAGCCCGCCACAACGCGTTGAAGGAACCGCTATTTTTATGACTGCGAGCACGGATTCGGTGCCCCACGCCCTGCTACATAATTTAAAACATAATAAAGTGTTGCACGAGCACGTGGTATTTATGACTGTGTTAACGATGGATATTCCCTATGTGGCCGCGCGTGAGCGGGTAGTGGTGCGTAAATTAGGTGAGAGTTTCTGTCAGATCATTGCCACTTACGGTTTTAAAGAAGAGCCGAGTGTGCCCGCTATTCTGGCTCAGGTAGAGCTATTACAACCCGAGCTTGAGTTTGATAGCATGCTGACATCCTATTTCCTTTCACGGGAAACAATTGTCGAAGCCAAATATCCGGCTATGAGCTGGTGGCGCAGGAATCTCTTTAGCATCATGAGTCGTAATGCAAC comes from Iodobacter ciconiae and encodes:
- a CDS encoding sensor histidine kinase; translated protein: MPNISSAFHTEIHWRSLALLNVFRLLSNIGIFCSVLWLAYKPLNDMSSWYSFLALAGVDSCLALLFALGIWRRWPGFEIQLSIQVATDVLFIVGLMHLFGGLHSGIGTLLLPYLAAAGLISRGRMTLFHAAMASIALLSEQTWQIWQDNANVSDYLPPALLCVASFAVAWLAHRLARFAQASEALAEQRGVDLANLGQLNQRILQDVSDGVLVVDADGIVRQCNEQAIRLAGMRPEGVLLHAMPVIAVALARWRANPSDNPSLITTALTRKTLRPRFISLSHDSHGNVLIYLEDLDKLGREAQQLKLAALGRLTANLAHEIRNPLSAITHAAQLLGEEAEDNALMQRLTRIIDDNSQRLERMVKDVLELNRRDRVQMTQIKLADWLAVFVEQFSMQEEIHVELALECPSNAEARFDPGHLHQVMWNLSRNGWRYCQKNAGSLSFNVWRENEHWVLDVRNDGPPVAVDAQTQLFEPFFTTDTKGTGLGLYIAREICAANGAVLEYVSSPGPDPCFRIVFGYAYGQRSVI
- the ampD gene encoding 1,6-anhydro-N-acetylmuramyl-L-alanine amidase AmpD; protein product: MQFDEQGWLDQARIIPSPNCDARAPNTVVDMVVIHNIHLPPGQPFGGDDIECLFTNTLNTAKHPAYAELSRLRVSAHFLIRRSGELLQFVPCMQRAWHAGVSSWQGRERCNDFSIGIELEGSDFVPFEAAQYQILNKLLKALAIQYPLKYLLGHSQIAPGRKTDPGPFFDWGHIALPQDLSKKSVFLQRPAL
- a CDS encoding potassium transporter Kup, giving the protein MTSASSLDRDPKKIAGLAVGAIGVVYGDIGTSPLYTLKECFNHAELTLSAFNVLGILSLIFWGLMLVVSLKYVVFILRADNRGEGGVLSLMALALRSAAPGSRKYAVIVGLGLFGAALFYGDSMITPAVSVLSALEGIGVISHQLDAYIIPVTIIVLIGLFMMQARGTASIGKLFGPVMLIWFAILAALGVWNIIKSPDVLAAMNPIHAVHFFAAEPGLAFILLGAVVLSLTGAEALYADMGHFGRPAIRYAWFLLVLPALVLNYFGQGALLLHTPEAIKNPFFLMAPAWALAPLVVLATCATVIASQAVISGAYSMTSQAVQLGFCPRMDIQHTSENEIGQIYIPQINWFLLVSVILLVLAFRTSSNLAAAYGFAVTCTMVITTLLAFIVLGRDASRVNRLLIWFVLSFLLVIDLAFFSANLLKLHEGGWFPLMIGLMVFALLTTWKYGRKLLSERMHDGELPLAGFVEALEASPPQRVEGTAIFMTASTDSVPHALLHNLKHNKVLHEHVVFMTVLTMDIPYVAARERVVVRKLGESFCQIIATYGFKEEPSVPAILAQVELLQPELEFDSMLTSYFLSRETIVEAKYPAMSWWRRNLFSIMSRNATRATNFFKIPPNRVVEMGMQVEM
- a CDS encoding sigma-54-dependent transcriptional regulator, which gives rise to MAKKINKNSKRVLVVDDEHDLAELLELTLIKMGLDVDCAYGVQDACARLDRAAYDLCLTDMRMPDGEGLEIIRHIQAKGMDVPVAVITAYGSTDNAVAALKAGAFDYLAKPVALDQLRLLVKSALALDDMLVLDVSDRPLLGESAAMQHTLELISKLAKSQAPVYVTGESGSGKERAARLIHGSSSRAKQPFVAVNCGAIPENLMESEFFGHKKGAFTGANEDRDGFFHAANGGTLFLDEVADLPLAMQVKLLRVIQERKVRKLGATAEDALDVRIISATHQSLSQCVEAGRFRQDLYYRLNVIELRMPALREMGSDVLVIARHVLARVAKLNGQKLPDFAADALTALQRYDFPGNVRELENVLERALALADGCAITAADLQLSLSDHEDEEGLDLGEKFPLQDYLDRVEKQAILEALEKTRFNRTQAAKILGLTFRSLRYRLDRLGIQ